In Phragmites australis chromosome 24, lpPhrAust1.1, whole genome shotgun sequence, the following are encoded in one genomic region:
- the LOC133907521 gene encoding uncharacterized protein LOC133907521, whose protein sequence is MSGGVGPMVGGSITLPSTGAPLPPLHPTPTSPTARPHHHYYLFSIKQLNTLGAAAVLAFSTTVPLSEIAFAVLVPPYLLVLAWLAFPQRPGKPNPAAPVFPGFGGRIRLAVHTAVGFVVGAALPALYIVDGLRAGDTAGVAAAAPHAFLLSAQVFTEGITAAWPGKFSLPVRAAVPVMYSVRRMFAASEWLRQELQKRDELGRGPAVAPRRVVAGRALAAANLAFWGFNLFVFLLPFYLPRALRRYYLGSDHEDDGDHHLREQQQSEGKKDS, encoded by the coding sequence ATGTCAGGCGGCGTCGGCCCGATGGTGGGGGGCAGCATCACGCTGCCGTCCACGGGCGCGCCCTTGCCGCCGCTGCACCCGACGCCCACTTCCCCCACGGCGCGCCCGCACCACCACTACTACCTCTTCTCCATCAAGCAGCTCAACACGctgggcgccgccgccgtgctcgccTTCTCCACCACGGTCCCGCTCTCGGAGATCGCCTTTGCCGTCCTCGTGCCCCCCTACCTCCTCGTCCTTGCCTGGTTAGCCTTCCCGCAGCGGCCCGGGAAGCCCAACCCGGCCGCGCCCGTCTTCCCGGGCTTCGGCGGACGGATCCGCCTCGCCGTACACACCGCGGTGGGGTTCGTCGTCGGCGCCGCGCTCCCGGCGCTCTACATCGTAGACGGCCTCCGGGCCGGGGACACCGCGGGGGTGGCCGCGGCGGCCCCGCACGCGTTCCTCCTCTCCGCGCAGGTGTTCACCGAGGGCATCACGGCCGCGTGGCCCGGCAAGTTCTCCCTGCCCGTCAGGGCGGCGGTGCCCGTGATGTACAGCGTGCGCAGGATGTTCGCGGCCTCCGAGTGGCTGCGGCAGGAACTGCAGAAGCGCGACGAGCTCGGCCGTGGCCCGGCCGTGGCGCCGCGGCGAGTGGTGGCCGGCAGGGCGCTCGCAGCCGCCAACCTGGCGTTCTGGGGGTTCAACCTGTTCGTGTTCCTGCTGCCGTTCTACCTGCCCAGGGCGCTCAGGAGGTACTACCTCGGCAGCGACCATGAGGACGACGGTGACCATCACTTGCGCGAGCAGCAGCAGAGTGAAGGGAAGAAAGATTCGTAG